The following coding sequences lie in one Lacerta agilis isolate rLacAgi1 chromosome 4, rLacAgi1.pri, whole genome shotgun sequence genomic window:
- the KCNE1 gene encoding potassium voltage-gated channel subfamily E member 1, which translates to MALVSNNTALNYLLSKLIEDYESKPSHPTVAPVVATNDHLEVIYILLLLGFFGFFTFGIMMSYIRSKKLEHSNDPYNVYIATDIWRKRDKASLKAKVMENYKSSFVLENQHAVEQPTSHIPEVNSS; encoded by the coding sequence ATGGCACTGGTGTccaacaacacagcattaaactACCTCCTTTCAAAACTGATAGAAGACTATGAAAGCAAACCCAGCCACCCTACAGTTGCACCAGTCGTTGCAACAAATGACCATCTGGAAGTCATTTACATACTCCTATTGCTTGGCTTCTTTGGCTTCTTCACATTTGGAATAATGATGAGCTACATCCGCTCCAAAAAGCTTGAACATTCAAATGACCCATACAATGTGTACATTGCCACAGACATTTGGCGGAAGAGGGACAAGGCCAGCTTGAAAGCCAAGGTGATGGAAAATTATAAATCAAGCTTCGTCTTGGAAAACCAGCATGCTGTAGAACAGCCCACCAGTCACATTCCTGAAGTGAACTCTTCCTAA